The Halogeometricum rufum genome has a segment encoding these proteins:
- the kynU gene encoding kynureninase codes for MDDSRDDADADASPESSAGRPPTLTEARERDADDPLATLRERFFVPDGELYMDGNSLGLCAADAAAALEEAVEQWQTLAIRGWTDADPDWFTYGERLGDRLAGLVGADPAEVVVGNSTTVNIHTLVGTFYDPDRGAEILVNDLDFPTDHYAIRAQLRQAGRDPEEALRVVESRDGRTVDEDDIVAAIDDDVGMVFMPSVLYRSGQLLDVERITEAAHDAGALAGFDLAHSVGVVPHRLSDVGVDFAVWCHYKYLNAGPGAPAGLYVNERHFGVTPALAGWWGHEKETQFEMRHTYTPAPSAGAFQIGTPPILAAAPLDGALNVTEDAGIEALREKSVALTDFLVALVDDRLPDCEVGTPREAARRGGHVAVEHPEAYRISEALKARGVVVDFRTPNVVRVCPSPYYVGFEDVYRVVEHLEAILDDREYERFETRGGGVT; via the coding sequence ATGGACGACTCACGCGACGACGCGGACGCCGACGCGTCCCCCGAATCGAGCGCCGGCCGCCCGCCGACGCTGACCGAGGCCCGCGAACGCGACGCCGACGACCCGCTGGCGACGCTCCGCGAGCGCTTCTTCGTCCCGGACGGCGAGTTGTACATGGACGGCAACTCGCTCGGACTCTGCGCCGCGGACGCGGCGGCCGCGTTGGAGGAGGCCGTCGAACAGTGGCAGACGCTCGCCATCCGCGGGTGGACCGACGCCGACCCCGACTGGTTCACGTACGGCGAACGCCTCGGCGACCGACTCGCCGGCCTCGTCGGCGCCGACCCCGCGGAAGTCGTCGTGGGCAACTCCACGACGGTGAACATCCACACCCTCGTCGGGACGTTCTACGACCCCGACCGGGGCGCGGAGATTCTCGTCAACGACCTCGACTTCCCGACGGACCACTACGCCATCCGCGCGCAACTCCGGCAGGCCGGCCGCGACCCCGAGGAGGCCCTCCGCGTGGTCGAGAGTCGCGACGGCCGAACCGTCGACGAGGACGATATCGTCGCCGCCATCGACGACGACGTGGGGATGGTGTTCATGCCCTCGGTCCTCTACCGGAGCGGGCAACTGCTGGACGTGGAGCGAATCACCGAAGCGGCGCACGACGCCGGCGCACTCGCCGGGTTCGACCTCGCGCACTCCGTCGGCGTCGTCCCGCATCGCCTCTCGGACGTCGGCGTCGACTTCGCCGTCTGGTGTCACTACAAGTACCTCAACGCCGGCCCCGGCGCCCCCGCCGGCCTGTACGTGAACGAACGCCACTTCGGCGTCACGCCGGCGCTCGCGGGGTGGTGGGGCCACGAGAAGGAGACGCAGTTCGAGATGCGCCACACGTACACGCCCGCGCCGTCGGCGGGCGCGTTCCAGATAGGCACGCCGCCGATTCTCGCCGCCGCGCCGTTGGACGGCGCCCTCAACGTGACCGAAGACGCCGGCATCGAGGCGCTCAGGGAGAAGTCCGTCGCGCTCACCGACTTCCTCGTCGCCCTCGTGGACGACCGACTCCCCGACTGCGAGGTGGGGACGCCGCGGGAGGCGGCGCGGCGCGGCGGCCACGTCGCCGTCGAACACCCCGAGGCCTACCGCATCTCGGAGGCGTTGAAGGCCCGCGGCGTCGTTGTCGACTTCCGCACGCCGAACGTCGTCCGCGTCTGCCCGTCGCCGTACTACGTCGGCTTCGAGGACGTCTACCGCGTCGTCGAACACCTCGAAGCGATTCTCGACGACCGGGAGTACGAGCGGTTCGAGACGCGCGGCGGCGGCGTGACGTAG
- a CDS encoding alpha/beta hydrolase, which produces MDRRAPELDSDVADVVAAFEREGLPPWHSLSVESARRVEDEAFAPADPPDVERVRDLSVPGPHGAIPVRTYHPAPAETRDVLVFYHGGGWVLGTLDSVDEICRRLAARSGRLVVSVDYRLAPEHPFPEPLDDAFAAFEWACEFAASLGGSGNVAVGGTSAGGNLAAAVALRAAANATQGDGPTPTGQLLAYPITAQTFDTDSYEENADGPLLTRADMAWFRDHYLRSEVDRYSPFAAPVRADEELLAETPPACVVTAGFDPLRDEGTRYAVRLRGAGVDVAHQHYPSMVHGFLSLASEADAADEAFDRVVERLSEF; this is translated from the coding sequence ATGGACCGACGTGCCCCCGAACTGGACTCCGACGTGGCGGACGTGGTGGCGGCGTTCGAACGCGAGGGACTCCCCCCGTGGCACTCCCTCTCCGTCGAGAGCGCGCGCCGGGTCGAGGACGAGGCGTTCGCGCCCGCGGACCCGCCGGACGTCGAACGCGTCCGCGACCTCTCGGTTCCCGGCCCGCACGGGGCGATTCCGGTCCGGACGTACCACCCCGCGCCCGCGGAGACGCGCGACGTGCTGGTGTTCTACCACGGCGGCGGCTGGGTGCTGGGGACGCTGGACTCGGTGGACGAAATCTGCCGTCGCCTCGCCGCCCGGTCGGGTCGCCTCGTCGTGAGCGTCGACTACCGACTCGCGCCCGAGCATCCGTTCCCCGAACCGCTGGACGACGCCTTCGCCGCGTTCGAGTGGGCGTGCGAGTTCGCGGCGTCGCTCGGCGGGAGCGGGAACGTCGCCGTCGGGGGGACGAGCGCCGGCGGCAACCTCGCCGCCGCCGTCGCCCTGCGGGCCGCCGCGAACGCGACGCAGGGCGACGGCCCGACGCCGACGGGCCAACTCCTCGCGTACCCCATCACCGCCCAGACGTTCGACACCGACTCCTACGAGGAGAACGCCGACGGCCCCCTCCTCACGCGCGCGGACATGGCGTGGTTCCGCGACCACTACCTCCGGAGCGAGGTGGACAGATACAGTCCGTTCGCCGCGCCGGTGCGGGCCGACGAGGAACTGCTGGCCGAGACGCCGCCGGCGTGCGTCGTCACCGCCGGGTTCGACCCGCTCCGCGACGAGGGGACGCGGTACGCCGTGCGACTCCGGGGCGCGGGCGTCGACGTCGCCCACCAGCACTACCCGAGCATGGTCCACGGCTTCCTGAGTCTCGCGTCGGAGGCGGACGCCGCCGACGAGGCGTTCGACCGGGTGGTCGAGCGACTGTCCGAGTTCTGA
- a CDS encoding AIR synthase family protein: MSDLGKVDRAFFDRYVFSNLGADRDDVALGPTHGVDFGLLDVDGTAVAVATDPVSVLPDLGLARAGRFALDFVLADVAVSGLPPSHLAVSFTLPPEFEDEAFAELWTAMHEEAADLGVSIVTGHTARYAGCSFPWVGGATALAVGDPGDVIRPDGARVGDDVLVTKGPAVEATGLLTTLFPDQFDLPADTLREAQARLDEADCVRDAMTAAAAGGVHAMHDATECGLFGALNEVADGAGVHLDVSTDEIPVRPGVREACAFLDIDPWTATTGGTLVLAVDPDSTAAVVSALESEGTPVGVAGTVCEGTGVTVDGESVPHPEVDPSWAAYEELARRSESP, translated from the coding sequence ATGAGCGACCTCGGAAAGGTGGACCGCGCGTTCTTCGACCGGTACGTCTTCTCGAACCTCGGGGCCGACCGCGACGACGTCGCCCTCGGTCCGACCCACGGCGTCGACTTCGGCCTCCTCGACGTCGACGGGACGGCCGTCGCCGTCGCCACCGACCCCGTCTCCGTCCTGCCGGACCTCGGACTCGCCCGCGCCGGCCGGTTCGCCCTCGACTTCGTCCTCGCCGACGTTGCCGTCTCGGGGCTTCCGCCCTCCCACCTCGCCGTCTCCTTCACGCTCCCGCCGGAGTTCGAGGACGAGGCGTTCGCCGAACTGTGGACGGCGATGCACGAGGAGGCCGCGGACCTCGGCGTCAGCATCGTCACGGGGCACACCGCCCGCTACGCCGGGTGTTCGTTCCCGTGGGTCGGCGGCGCCACCGCACTCGCCGTCGGCGACCCCGGTGACGTGATTCGCCCGGACGGCGCCCGCGTCGGCGACGACGTCCTCGTCACGAAGGGGCCGGCCGTGGAGGCGACGGGTCTGCTGACGACGCTGTTCCCCGACCAGTTCGACCTCCCGGCGGATACGCTCCGCGAGGCGCAGGCCCGCTTGGACGAGGCCGACTGCGTCCGCGACGCGATGACCGCGGCGGCCGCCGGCGGCGTCCACGCGATGCACGACGCCACCGAGTGCGGCCTGTTCGGCGCGCTGAACGAAGTCGCCGACGGCGCGGGCGTCCACCTCGACGTCTCGACCGACGAGATACCGGTTCGCCCGGGCGTCCGCGAGGCGTGCGCGTTCCTCGATATCGACCCGTGGACGGCGACGACGGGCGGCACGCTGGTGCTCGCCGTCGACCCCGACTCGACGGCGGCCGTCGTCTCGGCGCTCGAATCCGAGGGGACGCCCGTCGGCGTCGCCGGCACCGTGTGCGAAGGGACCGGCGTCACCGTGGACGGCGAGTCGGTGCCGCACCCCGAGGTGGACCCGTCGTGGGCGGCCTACGAGGAACTGGCGCGGCGGAGCGAGTCACCGTAG